One window of the Salminus brasiliensis chromosome 1, fSalBra1.hap2, whole genome shotgun sequence genome contains the following:
- the mpzl2b gene encoding myelin protein zero-like protein 2b produces MCRIWMYLFSTVGVLFTPGMYHVVAIEVFTSKEATAVNGTSVHLKCTFKSTKPVSEKSASVAWSFRSTGQIKEENFFFYQEIAYPPQEGRFKDHVTWSGNMLKNDASITLQDVQFSFNGTYSCQVRNAPDVHGFAGEIHLQVVQSVKLSEMGILAAAVGGAILLVLLILSIFLTVRYCRRKHEDTGMELERSEWKQPGVL; encoded by the exons ATGTGTCGAATATGGATGTACCTGTTCAGCACTGTAGGTGTGCTGTTCACACCAG GTATGTATCATGTGGTGGCGATTGAGGTGTTTACGTCCAAAGAAGCGACGGCGGTGAACGGGACTAGTGTGCATCTCAAGTGCACCTTCAAATCCACCAAGCCTGTCAGCGAGAAATCGGCGTCTGTCGCCTGGAGCTTCCGGTCTACCGGCCAGATCAAAGAAGAAAAT TTCTTCTTCTATCAGGAGATAGCCTATCCTCCTCAGGAAGGCCGGTTTAAAGATCATGTGACATGGTCAGGGAACATGCTGAAGAACGACGCCTCTATCACCTTGCAGGATGTCCAGTTCAGTTTTAACGGCACCTACAGCTGTCAGGTGCGTAATGCACCTGACGTCCACGGCTTTGCCGGTGAGATCCATCTCCAGGTCGTCCAATCAG TTAAGCTATCTGAGATGGGGATCCTGGCTGCAGCGGTGGGTGGAGCCATCCTGCtcgtcctcctcatcctctccaTCTTCCTCACTGTGCGTTACTGCAGACGAAAGCATGAAGACACGGGTATGGAGCTGGAAAGGTCCGAGTGGAAGCAGCCAGGTgttttgtga